In Lathyrus oleraceus cultivar Zhongwan6 chromosome 2, CAAS_Psat_ZW6_1.0, whole genome shotgun sequence, the DNA window ctcctcttctctctctctctcctctctctctctctctctctcttctctctctctctctctctctctctctctctctctctctctctctcctctctctctctctctctctctctctcctctctctctctctctctctcgaCTCGGTAATTTATTTTTTAGatacattatatatatatatatatatatattatatatatatttaaaattatatttatctcttaaaaaatattttgtaatatcaatataaaataaataattttctctattatttatattatttattactCTTCATTCTTTCAACTCCACCTTATTTATAGAAAAAACCCTCAATTTCACTTTTCTATATCACTAAGTTACACATCaatatatatacatacatacatatatatatatattatatatatatatatatatatattatatatatatatatatatatatatatatatatatatatatatatatatatatatatagaattTAGGATATAAAAATAATTAACCATATCACTATAGAATTATAACATAAATAGTAAATTTGGGACATAGATAGTATCACTAAGTTacacacaaatatatatatatatatatatatatatatatatatatatatatatatatatatatatatatatatatatatatatatatataaattagGAAATAAAAATAATATCCTTATCATTATAGAATTTAGAACATAGATAGTAAATTTGGGACATAGACAGTATCACTTTAAAAATTTATGGAAATTACAAAGAAACAGTTAATAATGTATGTAAAAGAGAAATTATTAATTGCTCTGCAAAAGTATTATTAATTAATAGCATAAAAATAAATCTTAAAAAAAAAGATGTTCATTTTTTAGTTCAATAGCTTAAACTTAAAGTTTAAAAAAAGAAGaagataaaagataaagaaaatTAGAAGTGGGGGCAACGCAGCTCTTCTCAACATCATCATGAATTCTCATGGGTGAAACATACTACCAAATATTATATGATCACCATTAAACCTCGTCATGTTTAGCTAAAAAAAAATCTACAATCACAATATCAAATTATATTAATTTGCACTTTAAGTGCACATGTTAAAAAAACTTAAAAACAAAAAGTTTATGTAAAAAAAAACTTTTGATTAAACAAATGAATATACAACTTTTTATAAAGTTGATTTTAATTATCGATAAAACTATATGTAATCAAGTATAtatagaaattaaaggcaaacgatacaaattatttttttaaaaataaaaatgaatgcaACATTGATATTATAATATAATTTCAACACTTTGACTATCATCATTCATTCAACATCTCTTTTCCTTTTAATCATTTTATCGTATACTATTTCTTTTTATCATATCATTACTTTATCACAATAATAATATTGCTTTTTCTATTTCTTTCTTTATCTTGTTTCTATAACAAAGTTCTTAATGGATATTAAAAGTCTTAAAAAGCATTTTCCATATAATTTACCacatttaattttttaattgGGCTTTCCCTGCACAACATGTCTATCTCTATTATCCcattaaaataatatttttcaataGACAAAAACACCAATTTCAAACATGGAAACTTCATAGAAAACAAAACAAAGCCAAACAATGCAAGTTGCAGTTATTAAAATCACCTTCGAATTTTGCTTTTTATCAGAAAAAGTTAAGTAATCATTATAATAACTCTCCATAATTTAACATCACCAGCACCATTCAATTCAAACGACACAATTACAAGATGCTTCTGATTCAGTGTCGCCGCCgtcaccaccaccaccaccaccacacGGCTTACCTCACCGCCCTCATCGGCATTCTTCTCCTCTTCCCGTCAGTAACCTCCCAAGCTCAAATCCTCAAACGAAAATTTCACTCTTACGGACCTTTCAATGCCAGCAACGAACACCTTTTCGAAACTTTATCCTCCGCAACCATCCACCTCGACGCCTTCCAGGTCACGCCGGACAGCGCCGGAAGTACAACGATTGTCTCCATGTTTAACAACTTCGGCAGAGTCTTTTTCAAAGAACCCTTCAAACTCTGGGAAGATTCCTCCACCACCGGAAAACTCGTTTCCTTCAACACCTCTTTCCTCATCAACATGTTACCTTACATGAACGGAACTCCCGGTGAAGGTCTCGCTTTCCTCATCGCACCTTCTCTCTCCTTCCCTCTTAACAGCTCCGGCGGTTATCTCGGTTTAACAAACGCCTCCACCGACGGTAATTCCACCAACCATTTCGTCGCCGTTGAACTTGACACCGTTAAACAAGACTTCGACCCTGATAACAACCACATGGGACTCGACATAAACAGCGTCCGTTCCAACGTTACAGTTCCTCTCGATTTCGAAATCGCTCCGAAAATTGCTAAGATATACGCTTTATGGGTTGAATACGACGGTGACCGGAAAAACATTGATGTCTACATGGCGGAACAACCTTCAAAAGATGCACCTATAGTGGAAAAACCGGTTAAACCGGTTTTAACTTCGGGTCTTGATCTAAAACAGGTTCTGAATCAGGACTCTTATTTTGGGTTTTCTGCTTCAACGGGAAACTTTGCTGAACTAAACTGTGTGCTTAGATGGAACATTTCAATTGAGGTTTTTGATGAAAAAAACGACAAAGCTTTAAGGATTGGTTTAGGTGTTGGTGTTCCTGTTTTGGTTTTGATTTTACTTGGTGGTGGATTTTGGTATTATTATATGagtaagaaaaagaaaaatgatgAAAACGGTTCAAATTCTCAGATAATGGGAACATTGAAGAGTTTACCAGGAACACCAAGAGAGTTTAGTTATCAGGAACTGAAGAAAGCTACAAATAATTTTGATGGGAAGAATAAACTTGGACAAGGTGGATACGGTGTCGTTTATAGAGGAACATTGCCTAAGGAGAATTTGGAGGTGGCTGTTAAGATGTTTTCTAGAGATAAAATGAAAAGTACTGATGATTTCTTGGCTGAACTAACTATCATCAACCGTCTTCGTCATAAACATCTTGTTAAATTACAAGGTTAGTTCcatttttcatttaattttatttttatttaattaatgAACATATATTTTAGATCTGAAATAATCGTCTAGGAATGTTTGAAACTCGAATAATCGTAGTATATGATATAGTATTGACCAGCTAGCTATTATTTGGTAAAGGTTGTTGGTGATGTGTTTTATTCTTTTAAAAGAGAAAAGGTATTCTTGTGATAATCTAAAATAAAACGATTGGGATATAGCTAGGACTGTACCTTAATTAGCTGgaattttgtttttctttttggtttTGATTTGTTTTGAAAGTGACATTTTATTCTTGTGTCCGTATAGTCAATTATTTATTGCTACTATATGTCCCAAATCCCAATAATATAGAGAGTGCTTTTTCGTTCTTTTGTTCGTGTAGTCATTGATGTTTATCTTACACTAACCTTCATTTCATTGAACGTTCCTTCATCATCACCCTTATACTAGATCAACGCGAAATTGAAATTTCAAGCATAATAATATTCTTTTCAATCTGAATTTCCAATGTAACATTACCAGATTTTGTCAACATAGAAAAACATAACATTACCGGTTACTATTACATTGTCAACTATTTTTTTTTCTTGACTCAGCTGCATTGtcaactttttttttttttggacCAAGACACTTTGTAAACTTGGTAATTATCTTGTATAAATAATTAAGGATCCAGTGAAAAACAAGCCGTTCAGCCGGCCAGCTCATACCAATTTAGCTTTTGGTAACTTCTAAGTATTGCCACCGAGTCTATTTTAAAAACAAATGACATGTTCCGTTAATCCAATTCAGTTAATAGTTGTGCAGAGACATCATATACAAGACATATGTTCGAATCCGCGACATCTCATTTATTAATCTTTAAAGGCTGAATTCCAGTCAACCACTAAACTATTtgaaaaaaacaaaaacaaatgATTTGGTTTGATTTGTTTAATAAAATCATATTTAACATGAATAATTTCTGGAAATAATATGCAGGATGGTGCCACAAAAATGGAGTATTACTCTTAGTTTACGACTACATGCCGAAAGGAAGTTTAGACAGTCACATATTTTGCGAAGAAGGAACAAGCACAACCCCCCTAAGTTGGCACCTCAGGTACAAAATCCTCTCTGGTGTCGCTTCTGCATTGAATTATCTTCACAACGAATACGATCAGACAGTAGTCCACCGAGACCTCAAAGCCAGCAACATAATGCTAGACTCAGACTACAACGCGCGTTTAGGCGATTTCGGCTTAGCTCGTGCACTCGAAAACGAAAAAACATCCTACGCAGAACTAGAAGGTGTACAAGGAACAATGGGATACATAGCGCCAGAGTGTTTCCACACAGGAAAAGCAACAAGAGAATCAGATGTTTACGGATTCGGTGCAGTGTTACTTGAAACTGTGTGTGGCCAAAGACCTTCCTGGACTAAAATCGAAGGCTATCAGTTTCTGGTTGATTGGG includes these proteins:
- the LOC127119948 gene encoding probable L-type lectin-domain containing receptor kinase S.5 yields the protein MLLIQCRRRHHHHHHHTAYLTALIGILLLFPSVTSQAQILKRKFHSYGPFNASNEHLFETLSSATIHLDAFQVTPDSAGSTTIVSMFNNFGRVFFKEPFKLWEDSSTTGKLVSFNTSFLINMLPYMNGTPGEGLAFLIAPSLSFPLNSSGGYLGLTNASTDGNSTNHFVAVELDTVKQDFDPDNNHMGLDINSVRSNVTVPLDFEIAPKIAKIYALWVEYDGDRKNIDVYMAEQPSKDAPIVEKPVKPVLTSGLDLKQVLNQDSYFGFSASTGNFAELNCVLRWNISIEVFDEKNDKALRIGLGVGVPVLVLILLGGGFWYYYMSKKKKNDENGSNSQIMGTLKSLPGTPREFSYQELKKATNNFDGKNKLGQGGYGVVYRGTLPKENLEVAVKMFSRDKMKSTDDFLAELTIINRLRHKHLVKLQGWCHKNGVLLLVYDYMPKGSLDSHIFCEEGTSTTPLSWHLRYKILSGVASALNYLHNEYDQTVVHRDLKASNIMLDSDYNARLGDFGLARALENEKTSYAELEGVQGTMGYIAPECFHTGKATRESDVYGFGAVLLETVCGQRPSWTKIEGYQFLVDWVWHLHREGRILEAVDQSVGSDYDAEEAERILKLGLICSHPIAGERPNLQTIVQILSGSVNVPHVPPFKPSFMWPAVDLSSLASTDFTTTNTSEYTPINGDSSSMHVRFSDNNSLV